The DNA segment TATGAATGAAACCAGTTCTAGAGGTTGAATATGAAGTTCTTCATTTCCGCTTTGGGCTTTTCTAAAATCAAGCAACTGATTGACAAAACGTACCAAGCGGTTAGTGTTTTTGCGCACTGTTTCTATATATTCACTGCCCAAGGGACTTAATTTTTCGGTTTTGGCAATTTCATTTATTGGGTTGACAATCAAGGTGAGGGGAGTCCTTAATTCATGGGAAATATTGGTAAAAAAACTCAATTTCAACTCGGTCATTTTTTGTTCTACAACCACTTCGTTTCGCAGCCGAATCATGGAATAGACTATTCTCCTTGTGAAATCCAGTAAAACAAGAATGAGAATGGCATATAAAAAATAGGCCAGATTGGTTTTCCAAAATGGAGGTGTAATGGTAAAAGATAAATTCTTTTGGGGAATATTGGTGTACAATTCCCTGTTTAGACATTTTACTTCGAACTGGTAATCTCCGGGTGGTAAATTTGTAAATGTTGCTTTTTTCTGGTTTTTTACCTGATGCCAAGTGTCGTCAAGACCTTTTAATCGGTAGGCATACAATTGTTTGTTGTTCGATCTATAATCCAAGACCGTGTAATAAATGCTGATGGTGTTCTCGGTATAATCCAACTCGATGTCGTTGTTGTAATTGATACCCAAGGTCAAAGGGAATTCTGCAGACTTGACATTTGAATTTTTATTGTTGATTTCAAAACTGGTAAAAACCATTTTCGCGGTATTTTTTTGGTTTTCTACTTTCTTTGGATTGAAAGTCAAGTAACCATTTCTACAGCCAAAAATCAAATTGCCGTTGGGTTGTTTTAAACCTGTCGATTCTGAAAATCCAGTTTTGAGCAAACCGTCATAGGAATCATAATTTCGAAAGGCATGATTCCGTAAATTAAATTTTGAAATACCATTTTCAGTTGCCAGCCATAAATTTTTTTCATCGTCTTCTACCATGCTCAGGATGAAATCACTAGGCAAACCGTTGTCTTTCGTGAAGTTTCTAAATTTTAAACGATTGCCTTTTGTTTCAATAGCCAAATCGAGTCCGCCACCGGCTGTCGAAAGCCACATTTTATCTTCGGAATCCTTGTAAATAAACAACACATCATTACTTCCCAAGCTGAATTTGTCACTGGAAATCTTTTCATGTCTTGAAAATTTTATTTTGTCGGGATTGTAATTGTCGGGATTGAATGTTACCAATCCATTGGTTGTTGCCACCCAGATTTCACCTTTATGGCCTTCTGCCAAATATCTTACCTTGCTGGATTGTATAGCCGGATAATTTTTGAATTGGTGTATAAAATTAAATTCGCCCTGATTTTCTTCCAACAAATTGATGCCATTGCCATAGGTACCTATCCAAATACGTCCTTTTCTGTCTTCTAAAATAGAATAGATTTGGTTACTGCTGATGCTCTTGGGGTTCTTTTCGTCAGCTTTGAATTGCTTTAAAACATATTGTGAATTTTGGGCATTGACAGGAATCGCTTTATACAAACCTTCCCCTTTTGTTCCTAGCCAGACGTTTCCTTTTGCGTCCCCAATGATGGAGTAAACATCACCAATTTCACCCGTTTTGTAATTTTCGAACAGGTTTTTTAATTCTTGATTATTTTGGTAAACCTTCAATTTTCCTGCTTTGGACGCCACCCATAATCTGTTTGCTTTATCGGTATAAACTGCCCTGATTTCATTTTCAGATTTATTTTTGGCGCCAGGAACTATAAGGGTTTGTTGAAAAATATCTTTTTGAAAGATAATTTTATTAAGACCTCTGTCATTGGAGCAAATCCAAAGAATTCCTGAAGGATCAAAATACAAACTGGAAAGGATGTTTGAAAATTTCTGGTTTTCATCTCCCGGTTTATTAAAAAAGTAATCCAATGTTTTGGTTTTGGAATTGTAATATCCAAAACCACCCCCTTTTAGTTTTATCCAAACCCTGTGAAAATTGTCTTCTATAAAACCGAAACTATGTTTCAGGTCTAAAAAAGTGATATCCGTTTGTTGAGAAAAAAAACGAACACTTTTTTCCTGTGGATTTACCATAAAAACCCCGTGTTTTTCGGGTTCAATCCATAACAAGCCTTGTTTGTCCTGATAAATTTTGTATATCGGCAAATCGGAAATTTTAAGTATCGACTCTTTTTTTAAAGTTGTTGCATTAAAAGTAACCAACTCTCCCGCAGCAGTGGAAATGAACAATAAATTGTTGTTTTTCGATTTTATTATTGAGTTTATGGTTTTAGTGGCGATAGCTGTTTTCCGGTAATTTTTATGAATTTTATTGTAACAAATTAACGCCCCGTCCTCGGTTCCAAACCAAGCATTGTCTTCTTGAATGAAGATACATTTTACATTGCTGTTTTTTACTATGTTTTTGCCCTGAAATCCCTGATTTCTAGATTGGGTTATATGATCTAATCCTTTGTCGGAACCAACCCAAACAGAATCGTCTTGGTCTTTAAATACAAAATTTAAATTATTGGAAGTTATCGATAAATTATTTTTTGAATTTTGTTTGAAATGACTGATTTTAATCTGGCCATCGGGCTTTTTTTGTGTTAGAAAAATACCTTTGTCAACAGTAGTCAACCAAACATTACCGTCATTGGCTGGAATAATATTGTCAAATTCAATTTTAGTGGTTCCCAGAATTTTTGCGACTGAAAGAAATTCTTCGGTGCTTTTGTCGAATCTATAAATCTGCTGGTCATAGGCTTTAAGCCATATATATCCAGAGGCATCTTCCTTGATTAAGGCAATGCGATTGTTGCCCAGACTACTGTTGTCGCCAGCGGTTGCTTTATACGTGATGAAATTTTTGCCGTCAAACCTATTAATGCCATCCCATGTGGCAAACCACATAAACCCTTCTTTATCTTTTAATATATGTGCAATGGCGTCATGGGAAAGTCCATCCTCTGTAGAGTAATTTTCTATTTTGCATTTTATTTGTGCCGTTAATTCATTTATGGGAATAATAAATAAAAGTGCAATTAAAAATTTAATCAGTAGAAGTTTTTTCATTAGCAATTCTGGTTTTTAATTTTAGTTCAGGAACTTATTTTTTATAAATATATAAATAAACGAATCAAATTTATTCCAAAAATTTAATTGTACTCTCCAAATTAAAGAAACATCGAGTTTTGTAACCATTTAAACTCAAAAGAAGGAATAAAACTAATTGTCTGTTTACATCGAAACAGAAATCACTTTATTGGAATTTGGTTATCATTTTAGTAATTTTTTAGTTAATAAATAATCGTTTTAATGATTGTGCTTTCTTTATTTTATGTAGAGCTTTAAAATGAATAGTGTATAAAATAAATACAAATAAAATGAATTTGTTAGTGATGAAGGCAATAAATAGGGGTAATGACCAAAAAATTGAAGTAAATGACCAAAATTTTAAAGTCATTATTATTTTATTGAAATATTTTTGATGCGAAGTATAATCATTAATTAAAACCAATTATTTAATACTATAACTAACTAACCAACCTTTTTATGAAAATGCTCAAATATTATGTCTTTTTAATTGTAGGACTATTGTCGTTTAATGAATCCATTGCCCAAAATTTTAGTCCGGATATTGTAGTTGATATCAACGGAAGCGGAAATTTTACCTCCATACAAGCTGCTTTTGACGCAGTGCCTTCCAACAGTACGAAAGAAACTATAATTTATGTAAAACGAGGTTTGTATGACAAAGAAAAATTAATTATTCCTGCTAATAAAACCCATATAACATTAATAGGTGAAAGTAGGGCCGAAACTATTATCTCTTATGACATCTACAATTGCAATGATGGAGGCGATGGTTTATGTCCAGATAACAAGGTTGCGCTTTGGTCTGCCAATTCTGCATTGGTGGCAACAGCCGCAACGCTTACCATTATGGCAAATGATTTTAAAGCAGAAAACATAACTATTCGAAATACAGCAGGACCAGTTGGCCAGGCACAAGCCCTTACGCTTCAGGCTGATCGAAATGTATTTGTAAACTGTGATATACTTGCCTATCAGGATACCATTTATTTTTGGACAGCCGAGACTTCCCGTGCTTATTTTAAATCGTGTTTGATTTTAGGACGTACCGATTATATATATGGTCGTGGAGTAGGGGTTTTCAATGAATGTGAAATAAGAAGTTACGGAGGCGCATGGATTACAGCTCCTTCAAGTGAAGAAACACAAACTTATGGTTTTGTGTTCTATAAATGTAATTTAACCTATCAACCCAATAGTCCTAGAAATGGCGATGATGGAGCAAAAATTAAATTTGGTCGTCCTTGGCACATGTACCCAAAGGTGGCATGGCTTTATTGTACAATGCCTGCAGAAATTGATCCATTGGGTTGGGGTGATAAATGGAATATGAGCTATGCCGATACGGATCCAAGGCTTAAGTTGTATGAATGGATGAATACCGGTCCAGGAGCCGACATGAGCGGCAGGGCAAATTGGGTAGGCATTAGGGCTTTGGCAGATCAAACCGAAGCAAATTTATACGAGCCAAAAATTGTATTGGCTGGTTCGGACAATTGGGATCCTACTGCCATTGCACCAACTGTAACAGTATATAATTGGGATGGAGGTGCTGCCGCCAATACTGGATGGATGGAGGCAAACAACTGGAATCCTGATGGTGTGCCGGCAGTTTCAGAAGTGGCAAATGTTGACGGCCTTTTGACAATAAACGCGAATGGCGGAAATTTTGCCGCAGATTTAAATTTACTGAACGGTGCCACCATTGATGTTTCTGCCAATAGTTCAGCCACTTTGCTTACACTTAATCAATCCACTGTTTTTTCTTCAGCCAGTGCATCATTATTGGGAAATATTAAAACAAAAGGAGCAGTAAACATCAATACTACTGCTAATCTAAACATCACGGCAGTCCTAAGTGGAGTACACCAAATTACCAAGTTGGGTACAGGTATATGCCAGCTTAACGGCAACAATTCAGGTTACACGGGTAATTTAGTAATTGAGGCAGGCGATTTGCAAGCCAAAGTCGCAAATGCATTAGGAAAATCACCAAAAATAACAGTGAAAACCAATGGCAAATTAACGGTCGACGTGAGTAATGCTGTTGATGTGAAGACGGCACTTTATACTGAAGGAACAGCGGTTGTCACAGTTAATCAGGATATAACAATTAATGAATGGTATGTCAACGGTGTTTTACAACCGGTTGGCATCTACAGCGCGACTACTAATGCATCCACCATTAGCGGAACAGGTAAAATAATTATAGGAAGACCAAGTGAATTTACTTTTCTGGGCGGACTTTGGGACGATGCGACTAAATATTCTCCGGCTTTGTTGCCAAAGGCGGGTGAAAAAGTAAATGTTAACAGCGGAGTAACAATTGAATCGGCAATTTCACAATTCGAGGGCGATATGTATGTAAAAACTGGGGGAACGATTCGTTTAAGACAAGCAAATACTTCAAAATGTTTAGGTCCAGTTAGAATGGCTCAAGGGAGCATTATTACTTATGCAACAAGTGGCACAGGCATGTTTTTAAATGCCCCAATTATTGTGGAAGGCGATGTTTCTCTAACAATGAGCAGCAGTAGCACTAGTGGTAGTGTTATGGATTTGCCGGGGACTTTTTCTGGTGCTTACAAAGTAATAGTGCGCAACATTAGAGATTTTGCGAATGCAGGAACCGTAAAACTGGGTGGGGACAACAGCAATTTCACCGGAATTTGGGATTTGACCGTGGCTGCCGCAAATCTTGGTGGTTCATCAGCAATCAATGGAGTCGTGGAAAATGCTTTTGGAAAAGGAACCATTAGTCTGGCTGCAACAAATAAAGCACTTTTTAATCATGCAAAATGTGCTGGGGATATTTTGAACATGAATATAACCGGATCGGCCTCGGCAGTATTAAACACTGCTGTTACAGTTAAGAAATTTACCTTGAACGGAACTCAACTTGCAGATGGAAAGTACGATGCAACTACAAATCCTGGTTTGCTTACCGGTACGGGTTCAATTACGGTAAATTCTACCAGTCTAGGCATGGAAGAAAAAGTCTTTTTGGAAAATGGCATGTTGAGAATAAATGGTGAACTTGAAAATCTTGAAGTTTTCGCCCTTACTGGACAGCGGGTATATCAAACCAAGTCAGCAAAAGAAATAGATTTGGATGGGTTAAAATCAGGCATCTATATTGTCCGTTATAAAATTAATGGAAAACAAGGAGCTACCAAGGTTTATAAAAATTAAAACTAAAGAAAAATGAAATCAAAATTATCAAAATTATTTATAAGTGCTTTTATTCTTTGCAGCATGGTTTCTGCCAATGCACAAATTACCCTTCATACCATTGGCGATTCCACGATGGCAAATTATGACCCGGCCACCTCAGACATAAGAGGATGGGGCATGATGTTTCAGCAATTTTTCAATTCGGGAGTTGTAGTTAATAATCGTGGGAAAAATGGTGCCAGCAGCAAAAGTTTTTATATGGAGGCACCTTATTGGACAACGGTAAAGCAACAGATAAAAGCCGGAGACTATGTCATCATCCAATTTGCCCATAACGATGAGAAAAATGGAGGTCTTGATGGAGGAACAGATCCCCTAAATCCAATCAACGGAACGGATTATAGAGGCACAAATCCGCAAACAACCTATAAAGATTATCTTAGAAAATATATTGATGAGACCCGAGCTTTGAATGCCACACCAATTTTGGCAACCTCCTTGTGTCGAAAATATTTTAGTGGTAGTACAATTACCCGCAAAGGTCTTCATGATTTAGGTACTGATTTTAGTCTACCGGATACTGATGACACTTATGATTATACCCAAGCCATGAAAGAGGTCGCAGTAGAAAAAGGAGTGCAACTCATCGACTTGACTACCTTGACAAAAAACTTGGTTGAATCTTATGGCGATGCTGCCAGTACAGCCCAACTTTACGTTGCTGCGGATTCAACACACCCTACAGCTTTATTGGGAACATTAACTGCTAGATTATGTGCTCAAGAAATGACCAAACAAAATATTTTGGCATCTTATATTAACACATCAACAGATGTCTTGATTAATCCTACTGCTTGTGATTTTGGGGATGCCTACACAGGTCAAACACTTACAAAAGAACTGACAATTACCGGTTTTGACCTTGTTCCAACCTCTGGAACATTCACGCTTTCCGTAAATGACGGGTTCTTGATAGCCGCCAATAAAACAGATACTTTCAGTTCTTCCATCACTATGAATTATACCGGCGGCAATCTTGCATTTACTAAATTTTATATCTCGACAACTCAAGCAGTTGGTGGAACGAAGACTGGAACTCTTACCGTTTCTAATGGAACCGTGACAAAAACAGTTCCGCTAACCGCAAATTTTATCCAATTGACAGGAGGAACTGAAGTTAACGTCATATGGCCATTAATCACAAATACTACTCCAGTATTGCAAGGGCCAGCCACTGTTGTTGATGAATCATTCAGTTCCATGAATACTTCAAGTTATGCTGTACCCAGCAGTACGGCAACATGGCCTGCCGAAAGCGGTTATGATTCCACAAGAAAAACACAAAGAAACGTAATTGATGGTAATGTATGGCCTGCGGGTGAAATTGATGAAGTATCCACTCGTTATATTCAATTTGGAATTAAAGCCAATACTGGAACGGAATTAAATATTGATTTAATAAGCTTATATGTTGGTGGTTCAGGCGGTAACGGTATGCGCTGTCGTATTTCTTATTCAAAAGATGATTTCGCCACTACATTTGTGGCAGGAGAATTTCAGAGTATGGTATCTGGTACCATGAATGCCGTTTCAAAAATACCGGTTATTAAACTCGTTAATGGAGAAACTTTAAAACTGCGCGTTTATCCTTGGTATAACGGAACGGCTACCGGAAAAACAATTTGTCTTGCCGATGTTAAAATTCACGGAGTGGCTCTTCCTGCTTCAAATTTATCTACCGAAAAATTTTCGAAAAGCCAATTGAAATGGATTGTTGAAAACGGTTTTATCAAGATAATAAATGCTCCCGCAAACAGTAAAATCACGATTTATGATTTAACCGGAAGACAAGTGTTCAAATTATCAACTACTAACAATGATTTGTCAATTATGGAAGCACCAAAAACTAAAGGTGTCTATATTGGTAAAGTAGAGTCGAAAGAAGCTACACAAACAATAAAGTTTTTAGTGCCTTAAAAATGATTGCTTTAGCCGTTAAAACACAATTAAATTGAGAGCCATTAATCAACCAAATTGTTACATCATGAATTCAACTATCTCTAAAAAAATAGTGGTCTTTTTTACTTTTTTTATTGTTCTCTTTGGAACCAGTTTGCAGTTCTCAAGTATCCAAAATAATTAAAAACTAAACCGATGTAATTATAATTTAAAAGCCAGTTAATTTTAACTGGCTTTTTTTTGCAAATTAGTGCCATAAATAGTTTGTCAAATAAGGCATTCTATTATTAAAAAAATCAGCCAGAACTTTCAAACATTCTGATGGAATATCCTAATTTGTACTGCACCGATTCATCGAAAAGACAACTGAATTAAGTTTTTAGGATTAAAAATTTCGGTTCGAAGTATATTTCAATGGAATCGAATGGGAAAAAAATATAAATTTGCATAAGTTTAAAAATATTAGTGGATATTTTTGTCCACTACTAAAATAAATTACTATCTTTGTAACCAAATAAAAGAAAAATGTTTTCAAAAGCTTGCGAATACGGTATAAGGGCATCAATATTTATTGCTGAACAATCACTTTTGGACAAAAAGGTGAGTTTAAAGGATATTGCAAAAGCCATTGATTCTCCGGAGGCTTACACCTCAAAAATATTGCAACAACTTTCTCGAAACTTTGTCATCAATTCGGATAAAGGGCCAACAGGCGGTTTTTCGATGAGTCAACAGGAACTCGAAAACGTAAAATTGAGCACGGTCGTGACCGCAATTGACGGTGATACTATTTATAGTGGGTGTGGTTTAGGGTTAAAAAATTGTAGCGAGGAAAAGCCTTGCCCTGCACACAGCCAATTTAAAATAATTCGTGATCAACTCAAAATAATGTTGGAAACCAACTTGATAAAAGATTTGACAATGGATTTCAAGGAAGGTTTGACGTTTTTAAAAAGGGAATAAAAAAAATTTAAAACAATAGTGGATATTTATATCCAGTAATAAAATAAACAACTTAAAACAATAAAAAAGATGAACATTCAAGAAAATCAAATTATCGGTGAATTGGTAGCCAAAGACTATCGTGCCGCATCAGTATTTAAAAAATATGGAATAGACTTCTGTTGTCAAGGAAACAGAACCATTGGCGAAGCTTGTGAAAAGAAAAACATAGATTCAAAATCAGTAGTAAATGATTTGGATGCCATAATTCAAGCACGTGGAGAAAATGCCACGGACTATAAATCTTGGCCATTGGACTTATTGGCAGATTATATCGAGAAAAAACACCATCGTTATGTCGAAGAGAAAACGGCTGAGATAAAACCGTATTTGGAAAAAATTTGTAGAGTGCACGGAGAGCGTCATCCCGAATTGTTTGAAATCAACGAGCATTTTAATGCTACCGCCGGCGAATTGGCAAAGCACATGAAAAAAGAAGAATTAATTTTATTTCCATTTGTCAGGAAATTGGCCCAAGCCAAACATGAAGGTTCAAAAGTGGTTGCACCTCCTTTTGGTTCCATACAAAATCCAATAAACGCGATGATGGATGAACACTCCACCGAAGGGGATCGATTTAGAAAAATTGAAGAATTGAGCAACAATTACACGCCGCCACAAGATGCTTGCAATACTTATGGAGTGACTATAGCGCTCCTAAAAGAATTTGAACAAGATTTGCACCTGCACATTCATTTGGAAAATAATATCCTGTTCCCAAAAGCCATTGAATTGGAAAAGGAATTGTCTTAAATTCAAAATAAGGCAGGCCATAATCTGGAGAAATATTGTATTGGAATAATTATGAAAAAGAACAGTGAATACCAAACAGATAAGCCCATCAAACGCAGTGATTCTCTCAAGCCGTTAAGCAGGGAACACCATCACGGCTTGTTGTTTTGCTGGAAAATAAGGACTGGAATTAAAAAAAAGGTGGAAGTATCCCGCATCAAAAAATATGCCGACTGGTTTTACCAAAATTATTTAATTCCTCATTTTGAAGTGGAAGAAAAATATGTTTTCCCCATTCTTGGAAACGAAAACGAACTCATCAAAAGAGCCGTTTCGGAACACGGAAGCTTAAAACGACTGCTTGAATCCACCAACACGGAATTTCAAAATAATATTAGCTTGATTAGTGATGAATTGGTAGATCATATTCGTTTTGAAGAACGTGTTTTGTTTGGAGAAATTCAAAAAATTGCCACAGCAGAACAATTGCTGTCTATTGAGTTTAATCATTCTGATGAAAAATTCGTGGATAATTTGACGGATCCCTTTTGGCAATAATAGTCAATCTAATACGGATTGCTTTGATTGGAAATCATTAAAAAACAACAAATTAGGTTGAATACTGTCCTGAATAATTGCTTTTTTTCCCACATATTGAATCGAAAGAAGTCATCTCAAAACATAATTTGATTTGGCTTTTTTTGTGTCTTTTTTGTAAAAATGTCTCAATTCAGAATCAAGAAATACGTTTCCAATGACCTTTATTTTAATTTAAGTATGACTGTAATCATAATGAAAGAGAGGTGCGTCTTTTATTTTTGCTCCATAATTCAATGGTGTTATTGAAGTCATTTTTAAATCAAATAAAGAATAATATGAAAACTTGGTTGGATAAATGGGAACCTGAAAACGAAGAATTCTGGAAAAAAACAGGAAGCAAAATTGCGTGGAAGACCTTGACAATTACAACTTTGTCATTGATATTGTCATTTGCCTCTTGGTTCATGATGAGCGTAATAGCAGTGAAATTACCAGGGCTAGGTTTCCCTTTTTCTAAAGAGCAGCTTTTTTGGTTGGTGGCTATACCTGGTTTGGCGGCAGGATTTTTAAGAATTATTCACACCTTTATTCTGCCTATTTTCGGGACAAGGCATGTAGTGACGGTGGCCACTTTACTCAAGTTAATTCCAGCAATTGGAATTGGGTTTGCGGTAATGGATACCAGTACTCCGTTTTGGGTATTTGTTCTTTTGGCTATTACTACTGGTTTTGGAGGTGGAGACTTTTCCTCTTTTATGCCTAGCACAAGTCTGTTTTTTCCAAAAAGATTAAAAGGAACTGCCTTGGGAATCCAAGCCGGCATTGGGAATTTTGGCGTTAGTCTAGCCCAGTTTATTACCCCGATTATCTTGAGTGTCAGTATTTACGGGACTACTTCGGTATTTACAAGCATCGATGTCAAGGAAACGAAGAATGTTTTAAAAGATTCGACAGTAGAGAAGCAAAAAGAAATTTTTGCGACCTTGGATGAAAACTCACAAAATAAAATTCTGGCTACTGTAAAGAAACCAGTATTGGATTCGGTTAAAGCGGTAACGAAATCAAATGATAATCACGAAATTTTTTCTGCATTGCCACTCAATGATAAATCTAAAGCGATTGCCAATGCCAATCCTAAATTGGCGGCAAAATTTTTGAACACTATTAGTCCCAAAAATGAGGCAGTTAGTATCAAGAAAATCTATATTCAGTCGGCCGCATTTTGGTACATTGGTTTTCTTTTGGTTTTGGCATTTATCAGTTGGATCTTTTTGAAAAGCATTCCGATGCAAGCTTCGATAAAAGAGCAAATGGATATTTTCAAAAACAAGCATACTTGGTATTGCACCATTACTTATCTGATGACTTTTGGAACTTTTGCAGGATTATCGGCAGCTTTTCCTTTGATGATAAAATATTTGTATGGCGATTTCCCTGATGCGCCGGATCCATTGGTTTACGCTTTTTATGGCCCATTGATTGGTTCTGCCAGCAGAGTCGCTTTTGGTTTTGTGGCCGATAAAATTGGTGGAGCGATTTTGACGACTATTACCGGAATCGGAATTTTGGCTGGAGCTATTATTTTGATAACTCAAGGATTGGTTTCGCCAACGAGTATGGAACAATTTCCGCTGTTTGTTGGGGTGATTTTGGCAATGTTCTTTTTTACTGGAATTGGTAATGCGGGCACCTTTAGACAGTTTCCAATTATTTTTTCTGAAAATCAAAGACAAGCAGCTGGAGTTATTGGTTGGACGGCAGCCATTGCAGCTTTTGGTCCTTTTATCTTTTCTAAATTAATCGGGAACAACATCACTGCAAATGGTTCTGTAAATCAATTCTTTATTGGCTTGATTGCTTTTACTATATTAGCAACAAGTATTAATTGGTGGTTTTACAACCGTAAAGGATGTGAGAAACCGAGTTAGGAAACCCGATTTTTTTTCAATAGAATTAAAAGATATCATTACAAATGAAAAACAAAACCTTTAATACCAAAGCACTTTTAATCGCAACGGGACTTTCAATTTTTATGATTGTCCTTGTGTTTTATGGTTCCAGAAAGTTGCAAAACTTTGATGCGGCCCTGGTCACTTATTTATTCGGAACCGTTTTTGCCTTCTTCGGAATTGTATATCGGTATTCGGTGTGGTTGCAAAGACCGCCCACTTGGATTTATTTCAAGAGAGGAATAACGTATTTGGTAACGGGAAAAGTGTTTTCGCATTTTTGGTTTGCCACCAAAGAGACCGTAGAGAATATTGCGTTCCAAAAATTTATTTACCCTCGGGGGAAATACCGTTGGGTGGCGCATTTCATGATTGCGGTGGGATGTACTTCGGCATTTTTGATTACCATTCCACTTACCTTTGGTTGGATTCACTTTGCGATGGCACCCAATACGATTTCGGTATATGAAGCCTACTTTTTCGGGTTTAAAGTAATAGATTTTGAGCTGGGTTCGGTTATTGCTTTTTTGACTTTTCACGCCTTGAACTGGTCTTCCTATTTGGTTATTTTGGGATCGTTGTATTATTTAAGAAGACGTTTGACAAACCCTGGACTGATTGCCACACAATCTTTTGAGGGTGATTTATTGCCACTTATTCTATTGATAGCCATTTCGGTAACTGGATTGGGGTTGACGTATTCATATCAGTTTATGAAAGGATTTGCGTTTGATTTCTTGGCGGTATTGCACGCTGTTACGGTGATCATGTTTTTGATTTGGATTCCGTTCGGGAAGTTTTTCCATATCATTCAACGA comes from the Flavobacterium limnophilum genome and includes:
- a CDS encoding GDSL-type esterase/lipase family protein, encoding MKSKLSKLFISAFILCSMVSANAQITLHTIGDSTMANYDPATSDIRGWGMMFQQFFNSGVVVNNRGKNGASSKSFYMEAPYWTTVKQQIKAGDYVIIQFAHNDEKNGGLDGGTDPLNPINGTDYRGTNPQTTYKDYLRKYIDETRALNATPILATSLCRKYFSGSTITRKGLHDLGTDFSLPDTDDTYDYTQAMKEVAVEKGVQLIDLTTLTKNLVESYGDAASTAQLYVAADSTHPTALLGTLTARLCAQEMTKQNILASYINTSTDVLINPTACDFGDAYTGQTLTKELTITGFDLVPTSGTFTLSVNDGFLIAANKTDTFSSSITMNYTGGNLAFTKFYISTTQAVGGTKTGTLTVSNGTVTKTVPLTANFIQLTGGTEVNVIWPLITNTTPVLQGPATVVDESFSSMNTSSYAVPSSTATWPAESGYDSTRKTQRNVIDGNVWPAGEIDEVSTRYIQFGIKANTGTELNIDLISLYVGGSGGNGMRCRISYSKDDFATTFVAGEFQSMVSGTMNAVSKIPVIKLVNGETLKLRVYPWYNGTATGKTICLADVKIHGVALPASNLSTEKFSKSQLKWIVENGFIKIINAPANSKITIYDLTGRQVFKLSTTNNDLSIMEAPKTKGVYIGKVESKEATQTIKFLVP
- a CDS encoding RrF2 family transcriptional regulator, which produces MFSKACEYGIRASIFIAEQSLLDKKVSLKDIAKAIDSPEAYTSKILQQLSRNFVINSDKGPTGGFSMSQQELENVKLSTVVTAIDGDTIYSGCGLGLKNCSEEKPCPAHSQFKIIRDQLKIMLETNLIKDLTMDFKEGLTFLKRE
- the ric gene encoding iron-sulfur cluster repair di-iron protein, with the protein product MNIQENQIIGELVAKDYRAASVFKKYGIDFCCQGNRTIGEACEKKNIDSKSVVNDLDAIIQARGENATDYKSWPLDLLADYIEKKHHRYVEEKTAEIKPYLEKICRVHGERHPELFEINEHFNATAGELAKHMKKEELILFPFVRKLAQAKHEGSKVVAPPFGSIQNPINAMMDEHSTEGDRFRKIEELSNNYTPPQDACNTYGVTIALLKEFEQDLHLHIHLENNILFPKAIELEKELS
- a CDS encoding hemerythrin domain-containing protein, which gives rise to MKKNSEYQTDKPIKRSDSLKPLSREHHHGLLFCWKIRTGIKKKVEVSRIKKYADWFYQNYLIPHFEVEEKYVFPILGNENELIKRAVSEHGSLKRLLESTNTEFQNNISLISDELVDHIRFEERVLFGEIQKIATAEQLLSIEFNHSDEKFVDNLTDPFWQ
- a CDS encoding MFS transporter, which produces MKTWLDKWEPENEEFWKKTGSKIAWKTLTITTLSLILSFASWFMMSVIAVKLPGLGFPFSKEQLFWLVAIPGLAAGFLRIIHTFILPIFGTRHVVTVATLLKLIPAIGIGFAVMDTSTPFWVFVLLAITTGFGGGDFSSFMPSTSLFFPKRLKGTALGIQAGIGNFGVSLAQFITPIILSVSIYGTTSVFTSIDVKETKNVLKDSTVEKQKEIFATLDENSQNKILATVKKPVLDSVKAVTKSNDNHEIFSALPLNDKSKAIANANPKLAAKFLNTISPKNEAVSIKKIYIQSAAFWYIGFLLVLAFISWIFLKSIPMQASIKEQMDIFKNKHTWYCTITYLMTFGTFAGLSAAFPLMIKYLYGDFPDAPDPLVYAFYGPLIGSASRVAFGFVADKIGGAILTTITGIGILAGAIILITQGLVSPTSMEQFPLFVGVILAMFFFTGIGNAGTFRQFPIIFSENQRQAAGVIGWTAAIAAFGPFIFSKLIGNNITANGSVNQFFIGLIAFTILATSINWWFYNRKGCEKPS
- a CDS encoding MFS transporter, whose product is MKNKTFNTKALLIATGLSIFMIVLVFYGSRKLQNFDAALVTYLFGTVFAFFGIVYRYSVWLQRPPTWIYFKRGITYLVTGKVFSHFWFATKETVENIAFQKFIYPRGKYRWVAHFMIAVGCTSAFLITIPLTFGWIHFAMAPNTISVYEAYFFGFKVIDFELGSVIAFLTFHALNWSSYLVILGSLYYLRRRLTNPGLIATQSFEGDLLPLILLIAISVTGLGLTYSYQFMKGFAFDFLAVLHAVTVIMFLIWIPFGKFFHIIQRPAQIGAHIYKKEGMKMGMAVCPHTGEEFATKLHIQDLKTVTEELGFDFSHEDGTSHLDLSPEGKRSRLAQAHLKARLEGGNLFG